The Agrococcus sp. SGAir0287 DNA window TCGTTCGCGAGCTGCAGCGCGCGCTGGCCGCGCGTGGCGGCGACGCCGCCGAGGTGCACGACGAGCGCGCCGAGGCCGAACCCGAACGCGAGCGCGAGCAGCACGATCCAGGTCGCATCCACGTCGCTCACGATACCGGCGGGCCATCCGTCACCTCCCCCGGTTCGCGCGGAGTTCAGCAAGGGGGCACGCGGTGTTCACCTTCGTCTGCGATGCTCGTCCGGTATGCCCACGTGGCGGAGCTGAGGAGTGTCATGCGCGAGGTCTTCAAGCAGGAGATGGCGGAGGTCCAGGAGCGCCTGGTCGAGATCGCCGAGGACGTGGCGCGCTCGATCGCCCGTGCGACCGAGGCGTTCGGCGAGTCGAACGTCACGCTCGCCGAGCAGGTCATCGCCTCCGACGCGGAGATCGACGACAAGGCGAACGCGCTCGACGAGCTCGTGATCGACATCATCGCCCGCCAGGGTCCCGTCGCCCGCGACCTGCGCATCGTCATCTCGGCGCTGCGCATCTCGGCGTCGCTCGAGCGCATGGGCGACCTCGCCCGGCACATCGCGATGCTGACGCGCTACCGCTTCCCCGCGAACGTCGTGCCCGAGTCGCTCGCGCCCACGTTCGTGGCCATGGGCGCCGCCGACGTCGAGATCGCCACCCTGCTCGTCGAGCTGCTGCGGACGCAGGACGTGGCGATCGCCGAGCAGATCGCCGGCTCCGACGTGCGCGTCGACGCGCTGCACAAGTCGGTGTTCGAGCAGGTGCTGGGCTCCGAGTGGGAGGGCGCCGCGCACGCGACGGTCGACGCGACGCTCGCGAGCCGCTACCACGAGCGCTTCGCCGACCACGCCGTCGGCATCGGCAAGAAGATGGCCTACCTCGCCACGGGCGACTGGCAGGCCGAGCTGCACGAGGTCGTCTCCGACTGACGCGTCGAGCCACGACGAAGGCCCCCGGCGTCGCCGGGGGCCTTCGTCGTGCGTCGCAGGTCGTCTCAGCCCTTGCCCTGGCTCGCGACGGCCGCTGCGCCGGCGGCGGCGGCCTCGGGGTCGAGGTAGCGGCCCGGGCCCGTCGCCCGCAGGTCGGCGTCGAGGGTGTAGACGAGCGGGATGCCGGTGGGGATGTTGAGCGCGGCGATGTCGTCGTCCGAGATGCCCTCGAGGTGCTTGACGAGCGCGCGCAGCGAGTTGCCGTGCGCGGCGATGAGCACGGTGCGGCCCGCGCGTACGTCGTCGCTGATCGGCCCCTCCCAGTAGGGCAGGAAGCGCTCGATGACGTCCTTGAGGCACTCGGTGGCCGGCACCTCGCCGTCGATGTCGGCGTAGCGGGGGTCGTCCGCCTGCGAGTAGGCGTTGTCGGCCGAGATGGACGGCGGCGGCACGTCGAACGATCGGCGCCAGAGCATGAACTGCTCCTCGCCGTACTCCTCGAGCGTCTGCGCCTTGTCCTTGCCCTGCAGGTCGCCGTAGTGGCGCTCGTTGAGCCGCCACGACCGGTGCACGGGGATCCACGAGCGGTCGGCGGCCTCGAGCGCGAGGTTCGCCGTCTGGATCGCGCGCGTGAGCAGCGAGGTGTGGACGACGTCGGGGAGGATGCCCTCCTCCCGCAGCAGCTCGCCGCCGCGCGCCGCCTCCTCGCGCCCCTTGGCCGTGAGGGCGACGTCGACCCATCCGGTGAAGAGGTTCTTCTCGTTCCAGTCCGACTGCCCGTGGCGCAGCAGGATCAGCGTGTGCTCGCTCATGGCCTCAGCCTATCGGCGCGCCCCACCGCGCGACGCAGTGCCAGAGCCGCTTCACCACCTGCGGATCGTGCTCGCCGGAGGCTGCGGCGAGCCCGACGATGCGCGCGTCGAGCAGCCCGTGCTGCGCGACGCGCTCGCCGAGGGCGACGACGTCGGGACCCCGGTAGGCGGGCACGCGACGCAGCCGTTCGATCGGGAGCACGAGCCCCGGATGCCACGCGAGCGGCACGGGCAGGGATCGCGCGGCGTCCTCGACGGCGGTGCCGCGGAACGACGGGTCGAGCACGATGCGGGCGACGTCGCGCGCGAGGTCGAGGCCGCCGTGCACGTGCGCCTCGATCGCGTCGTCGAGCGGGTCGAGGTCGCTCGAGGCGGCGAGCGGCAGCAGGGCGAACCGGTCGTCGGTCGCGAACGCCTGCGGCTCGAGAGCGCTGTCCGGGAAGCAGTACGTCACGCGTGGGCGCGCCGCCACGCTGAGGACGAGCCTCGACGATCCGAACCGGATGCCGCCGCCGATCGCCCGCCGCCGCCAGTTCAGCGCGCCGTATCGCGGCCGCGCGGCGGCCGGGGCCGTGTCGTAGGCGCCGCCGAAGAGCCGTCGCTCCCAGCGGTCGCGGTCGCCTCCCGGCACCGCGGTGAGCCCGCCGTTCGAGGTGCCCGTCTCCCATTGCGTGCGGTAGACGCCGCCGGTCGCGAGCGCCTCGACGACGGTCACGCCGTCGCGCAGGCGATCCGGATGCAGGTGCACGTCGACGTCGAGGTCGCGCGGCGCGGGTCCGCCGCGAGCGCGACGACGCACGTGCGCGATCGCGGCGTCGGCCCAGCGGTCCATGGCGCGAGGCTAGCGGTGCGCTCCTGCGACGATGGGGGCATGGCTCCCATCGGGCGCGTGACGCGCGGCACGACGGGCGTGAACCGGCTTCGCAGGGTCGATCGATGGATCGCGGGCCTCCCCGTCGCCCGCACGCCCGGCGCGCTCGTCGTCGACCTCGGCTTCGGCGCGAGCGCCACGACGACCCTCGAGCTGCACGAGCGACTCGCGCGTCGGACGCCGACGATCGAGGTCGTGGGGCTCGAGATCGATCCCGAGCGCGTCGCGATCGCGACGCGCGAGCTGCGGGCAGCGATCGCCGCCGGACCCGAGCGGCACGGGCGCGCGCTCGCCGACGACGTGCGCGTGTCCTTCGCGCTCGGCGGCTTCGAGGTGCCGACGTCGCGTCCGCCGCACGTCATCCGAGCGATGAACGTGCTGCGG harbors:
- the phoU gene encoding phosphate signaling complex protein PhoU, translated to MREVFKQEMAEVQERLVEIAEDVARSIARATEAFGESNVTLAEQVIASDAEIDDKANALDELVIDIIARQGPVARDLRIVISALRISASLERMGDLARHIAMLTRYRFPANVVPESLAPTFVAMGAADVEIATLLVELLRTQDVAIAEQIAGSDVRVDALHKSVFEQVLGSEWEGAAHATVDATLASRYHERFADHAVGIGKKMAYLATGDWQAELHEVVSD
- a CDS encoding phosphoglyceromutase codes for the protein MSEHTLILLRHGQSDWNEKNLFTGWVDVALTAKGREEAARGGELLREEGILPDVVHTSLLTRAIQTANLALEAADRSWIPVHRSWRLNERHYGDLQGKDKAQTLEEYGEEQFMLWRRSFDVPPPSISADNAYSQADDPRYADIDGEVPATECLKDVIERFLPYWEGPISDDVRAGRTVLIAAHGNSLRALVKHLEGISDDDIAALNIPTGIPLVYTLDADLRATGPGRYLDPEAAAAGAAAVASQGKG
- a CDS encoding DUF3626 domain-containing protein, with the translated sequence MDRWADAAIAHVRRRARGGPAPRDLDVDVHLHPDRLRDGVTVVEALATGGVYRTQWETGTSNGGLTAVPGGDRDRWERRLFGGAYDTAPAAARPRYGALNWRRRAIGGGIRFGSSRLVLSVAARPRVTYCFPDSALEPQAFATDDRFALLPLAASSDLDPLDDAIEAHVHGGLDLARDVARIVLDPSFRGTAVEDAARSLPVPLAWHPGLVLPIERLRRVPAYRGPDVVALGERVAQHGLLDARIVGLAAASGEHDPQVVKRLWHCVARWGAPIG